GATCGTCGACAGCCTCCTCGGGGCGCTGTTCGAGAACCAGCGCTTCGACAGTCTGCTCCCGGGTACGAGCGGCGTTCCCGGAGCCGAGCCCGGCGGCGGCTCGCTCGGGAGTCTGGAGTTCGACAACCGGACCGTGAACTTTCTCGCGACGCTCGCGGCCGCGATGATCTGTGCCGCGCTCGCCGTGAGCATCGGCCTCGCTCCGGGATGATCGAAATCCGCGAGGCGACCCGCGACGATCTCACGACGCTGCTCGCCATTCAGTCGGTGTCGCTCGACTCGACGTGGCCCGATCTCCTGCATGCGGGAATCGACGGCCCACCGTTGGTGCTGGTTGCCGGACAGCCGCCGGTGGGCTACGCGCTCGCGATCACGGGCGATCCAGCCTACCTCGCCGAACTCGCGGTCGCGCCCGATCACCGAGGAACGGGCCACGGCTCGGCGCTTCTCGGTGCACTCGTCGACCGCGTGGGTGGAAGCGAACTCCGACTCACGACCCGTGCGGATGCGAGGCGTGCGAAACGGTTCTACGAGCGCCACGGCTTCACGGTCGCCGAGCGGTTGCCGGGCCACTACGACGGCGACGACGGCCTCCTGCTCGTCCGTCAGTCCGAGGCCGATCTGCCGGACGGCGACGACGGCCTCCTGCTCGTCCGTCAGTCCGAGGCCGATCTGCCGGACGGCGACGACGAATCGGCCTCCCCGTCGGATTCGGGCCGGAGCTGAGCCGGCGTCCGCACCCGAACGCCGGTGGGTTTCTTGACGAACTCGCCCTCCGAACGCGCGACGACCTGCTCGACGCCGCGCTGGGCGGCGATGTCGAGTACGCGCTGGGAGAGTTCGCCGTCGATCACCACGCTCGCCGGCACCGCTGTCGCCTCGGCGATGGTATCGAACGCCTCTGCCGCCGGGGCCTCGGCTACCGTCTCGAACTCGGTGTCGAGCAGCCGAACACGCTCCGTTCCATCGTCGATGACTGCTCTGACGTGCCCTTGGAGCGTTTCGGGCTCGGATG
The DNA window shown above is from Halococcus salifodinae DSM 8989 and carries:
- a CDS encoding GNAT family N-acetyltransferase, encoding MIEIREATRDDLTTLLAIQSVSLDSTWPDLLHAGIDGPPLVLVAGQPPVGYALAITGDPAYLAELAVAPDHRGTGHGSALLGALVDRVGGSELRLTTRADARRAKRFYERHGFTVAERLPGHYDGDDGLLLVRQSEADLPDGDDGLLLVRQSEADLPDGDDESASPSDSGRS